One window of the Scylla paramamosain isolate STU-SP2022 chromosome 22, ASM3559412v1, whole genome shotgun sequence genome contains the following:
- the LOC135111420 gene encoding uncharacterized histidine-rich protein DDB_G0274557-like, with protein sequence MKFYVCAAVGLLAVAALVHADPEPEALAEADPEASRPYYHHHGYPYYYYGRPYHHYGYYHHHHHKRSAEPEAAADADASRYNYHRHGYYGHPRYYGHPHYYGHPHYYGHPHHPHKRSADPEPSADASPEPSRAYYHGHYYGYPGHYYGYGHRYYYGYPRKYYH encoded by the exons ATGAAGTTCTAC GTGTGTGCGGCTGTGGGCCTCCTGGCAGTGGCGGCGCTGGTGCACGCCGACCCTGAGCCCGAGGCCCTCGCTGAGGCTGACCCTGAAGCCTCCCGcccctactaccaccaccatggctACCCCTACTACTATTACGGCCGCCCTTACCACCACTAcggctactaccaccaccaccaccacaagcggTCTGCTGAACCCGAGGCTGCGGCTGATGCTGACGCGTCCAGATACAACTACCACCGCCACGGCTACTACGGCCACCCTCGCTACTACGGCCACCCTCACTACTACGGCCACCCTCACTACTACggccacccccaccacccccacaagCGTTCTGCTGACCCAGAGCCCAGCGCTGACGCTTCCCCTGAGCCCAGCCGCGCCTACTACCACGGCCACTACTACGGCTACCCCGGCCACTACTACGGTTACggccaccgctactactacggTTACCCCCGCAAATACTACCACTAG
- the LOC135111842 gene encoding histidine-rich glycoprotein-like: MKFYVCAAVGLLAVAALVHADPEPEALAEADPEASRPYYHHHGYPKHYYGHPHYHHGYYHHHHHKRSAEPEPAADADASRYSYHHHGYYGHPHYYRHPYHPHKRSAEPEAAADADASKYSYHHHAYYGHPHYYRHPLPSPQAVC; encoded by the exons ATGAAGTTCTAC GTGTGTGCGGCTGTGGGCCTCCTGGCAGTGGCGGCGCTGGTGCACGCCGACCCTGAGCCCGAGGCCCTTGCTGAGGCTGACCCTGAAGCCTCCCGcccctactaccaccaccacggctaCCCCAAGCACTACTACGGCcaccctcactaccaccacggctactaccaccaccaccaccacaagcggTCTGCTGAACCCGAGCCTGCGGCTGATGCTGACGCGTCCAGatacagctaccaccaccacggctaCTACGGCCACCCTCACTACTACCGCCACCCCTACCATCCCCACAAGCGGTCTGCTGAGCCAGAGGCTGCAGCCGATGCTGACGCGTCCAAatacagctaccaccaccacgcctaCTACGGCCACCCTCACTACTACCGCCACCCCCTACCATCCCCACAAGCGGTCTGCTGA
- the LOC135111847 gene encoding histidine-rich glycoprotein-like produces the protein MKFYVCAAVGLLAVAALVHADPEPEALAEADPEASRPYYHHHHGYPKHYYGHPHYHHGYYHHHHHKRSAEPEPAADADASRYSYHHHGYYGHPHYYPPPLPSPQAVC, from the exons ATGAAGTTCTAC GTGTGTGCGGCTGTGGGCCTCCTGGCAGTGGCGGCGCTGGTGCACGCCGACCCTGAGCCCGAGGCCCTTGCTGAGGCTGACCCTGAAGCCTCCCGcccctactaccaccaccaccacggctacCCCAAGCACTACTATGGCCACCCTCACTACCACCAtggctactaccaccaccaccaccacaagcggTCTGCTGAACCCGAGCCTGCGGCTGATGCTGACGCGTCCAGatacagctaccaccaccacggctaCTACGGCCACCCTCACTACTACCCGCCACCCCTACCATCCCCACAAGCGGTCTGCTGA
- the LOC135111843 gene encoding uncharacterized protein LOC135111843: MKFYVCAAVGLLAVAALVHADPEPEALAEADPEVPRPYYHHHGYPKHYYGHSHYHQKRSAEPEAAADADASRHTLTTTMATTATLTITAIPTSGLLTQSPLTTTMATPATTTVTHAATTTRGKPFRDTQQPPSPFRPQGPVS, from the exons ATGAAGTTCTAC GTGTGTGCGGCTGTGGGCCTCCTGGCAGTGGCGGCGCTGGTGCACGCCGACCCTGAGCCCGAGGCCCTTGCTGAGGCTGACCCTGAAGTCCCCCGcccctactaccaccaccacggctaCCCCAAGCACTACTACGGCCACTCTCACTACCACCAGAAGCGGTCTGCTGAACCCGAGGCTGCGGCCGATGCTGACGCGTCCCGACACACTCTTACCACCACCATGGCTACAACAGCCACCCTCACTATTACCGCCATCCCTACAAGCGGTCTGCTGACCCAGAGCCCACTCACCACTACTATGGCTACCCCGGCCACCACCACGGTTACCCACGCAGCTACTACCACTAGAGGAAAACCTTTCCGCGACACCCAGCAGCCACCCTCTCCCTTTCGGCCGCAGGGACCTGTCTCTTGA
- the LOC135111845 gene encoding histidine-rich glycoprotein-like yields MKFYVCAAVGLLAVAALVHADPEPEALAEADPEVPRPYYHHHGYPKHYYGYSHYHQKRSAEPEAAADADASRHTYHHHGYNSHPHYYRHPYKRSADPEPTQHYYGYPSHYHGYPRRYYH; encoded by the exons ATGAAGTTCTAC GTGTGTGCGGCTGTGGGCCTCCTGGCAGTGGCGGCGCTGGTGCACGCCGACCCTGAGCCCGAGGCTCTTGCTGAGGCTGACCCTGAAGTCCCCCGcccctactaccaccaccacggctaCCCCAAGCACTACTACGGCTACTCTCACTACCACCAGAAGCGGTCTGCTGAACCCGAGGCTGCGGCCGATGCTGACGCGTCCCGACACACTTACCACCACCATGGCTACAACAGCCACCCTCACTATTACCGCCATCCCTACAAGCGGTCTGCTGACCCAGAGCCTACCCAGCACTACTATGGCTACCCCAGCCACTACCACGGTTACCCACGCAGGTACTACCACTAG
- the LOC135111846 gene encoding histidine-rich glycoprotein-like: MKFYVCAAVGLLAVAALVHADPEPEALAEADPEVPRPYYHHHGYPKHYYGHSHYHQKRSAEPEAAADADASRYTYHHHGYNSHPHYYRHPYKRSADPEPTQHYYGYPSHYHGYPRKYYH; this comes from the exons ATGAAGTTCTAC GTGTGTGCGGCTGTGGGCCTCCTGGCAGTGGCGGCGCTGGTGCACGCCGACCCTGAGCCCGAGGCCCTTGCTGAGGCTGACCCTGAAGTCCCCCGcccctactaccaccaccacggctaCCCCAAGCACTACTACGGCCACTCTCACTACCACCAGAAGCGGTCTGCTGAACCCGAGGCTGCGGCCGATGCTGACGCGTCCCGATACACTTACCACCACCATGGCTACAACAGCCACCCTCACTATTACCGCCATCCCTACAAGCGGTCTGCTGACCCAGAGCCTACCCAGCACTACTATGGCTACCCCAGCCACTACCACGGTTACCCCCGCAAATACTACCACTAG
- the LOC135111848 gene encoding uncharacterized histidine-rich protein DDB_G0274557-like: protein MKFYVCAAVGLLAVAALVHAEPEPEALAEADPEVPRPYYHHHGYPKHYYGHSHYHQKRSAEPEAAADADASRHTYHHHGYNSHPHYYRHPYKRSADPRAHPTLLWLPRPPPRLPPQILPLEAHLSTTPSSHPLPFGRRGLSLDINETLTRGG, encoded by the exons ATGAAGTTCTAC GTGTGTGCGGCTGTGGGCCTCCTGGCAGTGGCGGCGCTGGTGCACGCCGAACCTGAGCCCGAGGCCCTTGCTGAGGCTGACCCTGAAGTCCCCCGcccctactaccaccaccacggctaCCCCAAGCACTACTACGGCCACTCTCACTACCACCAGAAGCGGTCTGCTGAACCCGAGGCTGCGGCCGATGCTGACGCGTCCCGACACACTTACCACCACCATGGCTACAACAGCCACCCTCACTATTACCGCCATCCCTACAAGCGGTCTGCTGACCCCAGAGCCCACCCAACACTACTATGGCTACCCCGGCCACCACCACGGTTACCCCCGCAAATACTACCACTAGAGGCACACCTTTCCACGACACCCAGCAGCCACCCTCTCCCTTTCGGCCGCAGGGGCCTGTCTCTTGACATCAACGAAACGCTTACCCGAGGCGGCTGA